One Cellulomonas sp. WB94 genomic window, TGCGCGCCGCCGGGGCTCGTGTAGCCGACGGCGTAGATGCCGGCCGCGATCGCCACGGCGCCGATGAGCAGAAGGAAGGCTCCGGACAGCGCGTCGACGGCGAACGTCGTCTCGGCCAGCGGGAGCAGGTGCGCGGCCGTCAACGACCAGGTCTGACCGCCGAGCGCGCCGACCCCCGCGAGAACCCCGCCGATGCCGACGACCGTGGTCGCCGCGCCCGCGGCGACCGGCCGGGTGCGCGCGGGCGCCGAGCCGCCGGCCACGGCGCCCACGAGCGCTGCGGCGGCGACCACGGCGAGCCCGACGCTGATGAGGTTCATCGGCCGGTCAGCCCCCGCAGCGCCGCGATGAGCGCCTCGGGCGTGGGCGGGCAGCCGGGCACCTCGACGTCGACGGGCACGATGTCGCCGACGGCGCCCTCGACGCCATGGCCCCCCGCGAACACACCGCAGTTCATGGCGCAGTCACCGACCGCGACGACACGCTTCGGGTTCGGGGTCGCGTCGAACACCGCGCGCAGCGGGTCGGCCATGTTGCGCGTCACCGGGCCGGTCACCAGGAGCGCGTCGGCGTGGCGAGGGGACGCGACGAGCCGCAGGCCGTAGCGCTCCGCGTCGTACACCGGACCGAACGCTGAGCCGATCTCCAGCTCGCACCCGTTGCACGAGCCCGCGTCGATGTGACGCAGCTGGACGGAGCCCGCGAGAGGTCCGGCCGCAGCGGACGCGGCACCGGCTGCGTCCTCGACCGCAGGACGCGGCAGCTCTGGCTCGGCGACGCGCCCGGTGCGGAGGATCTTGCGCAGCACGCTCATCAGGAGGACGCGCCCGTCGGCTGACCGGACGTCTCGACGACCTCGTCGCTGAGCAGCTCGAGCTGGTCGGACAACAGCTTGGTCCGGATGCGGCGGGCCACGGCCAGCAGCTCGGCGATCTCGGGGTCGGTCACGGCGTACAGGACGGCGGACCCGTCCCGTCGCGTGGCCACCAGGCCGGAAGCGCGCAGCACACCGAGCTGCTGCGACAGGTTGGACGCCTCGACGTCGAGCTCGGCCAACAGCTCGCCGACCGAGTGCTCGCGGAGGCAGAGCTTCTCGAGGATGCGGATCCGCAAGGGGTGACCGAGGGTCTTGAAGAGCTCGGCCTTCAGCTGATGGACGGGAGTCGTCATCGTGGCCCCTCTCGTGTCGTCGGCGCTCAGGCGATCATGCCACAGCGTGACGAGTTGCAGAACTCTGCAAGTGCGCGAGCCGTGGAGGGTCTGGCGGATCTAGGGTGCTGGTGTGCTCGATCCCCTCGTCCGGTTGCCCGACGGCACCGTGAAGCAGGTCTCGCCCCTCACGGGCACCGTCGTCTGGACGGTCCCCGGCCGCGCGCACCGACCCCTCACCGGGCCGCCCGAGAGCCGCCGGCACGTCGATGCCCGCGACGCCGAGCGGCTCTGCGCGTTCTGTGCGGACCGCCGCCTCGAGACCCCGCCGGAGAAGTCCCGCCTCGTCCTTGCTCCCGACGGGACGTCGTCAGTGCTGCACGACCTCCCCGTCGAGCACCTCGGCGACACGGTGCCCGAGCTGCGACGGATCCCCAACCTCTTCGAGATCCTGCCGCCCGCCTACTGGCGAACCAACCACGGCTACGTTCCGCCGGTCGCGGTGCTCGACCGGTTCCGCGCCTACACCGCGACGCCGCAGGGACGCGCCCACACGCTCGCGATCGTGCACGGACGCCTGACTGCGGGCGGCATGACCGACGACGAGTGGGCCCGGACCGACGACGACACGTGGCTCGAGCGCGGTGTCGACCTGTTCGCCGGGTCCCACGACGTCATCGTCGCGCGACGTCACCTCGTCGACGGCGCCCTGTTCGACGACGAGCTCGCCGGCTCGGGAACACTCACCCCCGACGAGCACCACCGCTACGTGGCGTTCACGATCGGAGCCCTGCGCGATCTGTACGCCGCGCAGCCGCACGCCCGGTACGTCGCCGTGTTCCAGAACTGGCTCCGGCCCGCGGGGGCGTCGTTCGACCACCTGCACAAGCAGCTGGTCGCGATCGACGAGCACGGTCCCGAGATCGAACGGGAGCTCGGACTGCTGCGCGACGACCCCGGCCTGTTCACGACCGCCGTCGTCGACCACGCCGCGACGCACCGCCTCGTCATCGCGGAGAACGACCACGCGATCGCCGTGGCCGGCGTCGGGCACCGCTACCCGGCGATCGAGGTCTACTCGACCAGCGAGAACCAGCGGCCGTGGGAGCACACCGACGACGAGGTGCGCGGCGTGTCCGACCTGCTGCACGCCGCGCACGCCGCGACCGGCACGCGCGTGCCGACGAACGAGGAGTGGCACCACCGCCCGCCCGACGTCGCCCAGCCGATGCCGTGGCGCATCGTGCTCAAGTGGCGGGTGTCGACCCTCGCGGGCTTCGAGGGCGGGACCCGGATCAACGTCAACACGATCGACCCGGTCACGGTGCGCGACCGGGTCGTCACCGAGCTGCACCGGCTGCGCGCGGCAGGAACCATCGGGTCGATGCGCCTCGGGGACGAGTGCACGCACCGCCTCGGGGCGCTCGGGTACGCCCGCGGCGGTCGCTGACCCGACGCTCGATGGCCGGCGACCGCTGCGGGCCCGAACCGCCCCGCGGTGCTACTGGGGACCGACGGGAAGCACGGTCCGCTGGTGCGTGGAGTTGATGACCACGGCAGACGACGCGTAC contains:
- a CDS encoding oxidoreductase, with protein sequence MSVLRKILRTGRVAEPELPRPAVEDAAGAASAAAGPLAGSVQLRHIDAGSCNGCELEIGSAFGPVYDAERYGLRLVASPRHADALLVTGPVTRNMADPLRAVFDATPNPKRVVAVGDCAMNCGVFAGGHGVEGAVGDIVPVDVEVPGCPPTPEALIAALRGLTGR
- a CDS encoding metalloregulator ArsR/SmtB family transcription factor — its product is MTTPVHQLKAELFKTLGHPLRIRILEKLCLREHSVGELLAELDVEASNLSQQLGVLRASGLVATRRDGSAVLYAVTDPEIAELLAVARRIRTKLLSDQLELLSDEVVETSGQPTGASS
- a CDS encoding DUF4921 family protein, which gives rise to MLDPLVRLPDGTVKQVSPLTGTVVWTVPGRAHRPLTGPPESRRHVDARDAERLCAFCADRRLETPPEKSRLVLAPDGTSSVLHDLPVEHLGDTVPELRRIPNLFEILPPAYWRTNHGYVPPVAVLDRFRAYTATPQGRAHTLAIVHGRLTAGGMTDDEWARTDDDTWLERGVDLFAGSHDVIVARRHLVDGALFDDELAGSGTLTPDEHHRYVAFTIGALRDLYAAQPHARYVAVFQNWLRPAGASFDHLHKQLVAIDEHGPEIERELGLLRDDPGLFTTAVVDHAATHRLVIAENDHAIAVAGVGHRYPAIEVYSTSENQRPWEHTDDEVRGVSDLLHAAHAATGTRVPTNEEWHHRPPDVAQPMPWRIVLKWRVSTLAGFEGGTRINVNTIDPVTVRDRVVTELHRLRAAGTIGSMRLGDECTHRLGALGYARGGR